One Sodalinema gerasimenkoae IPPAS B-353 DNA segment encodes these proteins:
- a CDS encoding adenylate/guanylate cyclase domain-containing protein, with protein MNQLRWRRDLQGILTFLKTCASYRSPKIPEYETWRNRFVRHRLSLGVWLVGLVYVSFLILELWNLYFDPEAFDPMWLTTQLSTLMAMVVCGLLVRSPWGQRHSGGVFLLFSGTISLIPLVQRALAGLLEPSLLVWPAIFLGQATLIPVRWRLHSLAQLIALGSYLVLNQVFQIPSQIPLVNLGSLGLWIYLGWICVICNLSVYLYERLRRSDFTARKQLEEAYHRIAQEQERSEKLLLNILPHTIAQRLKEQTEYVAIADSFSHAGVLFADIVGFTALSSKVSPPELVQLLNEIFSEFDRLADFHGLEKIKTIGDAYMVVSGLPEARDDYAEAIADMALDMRDALVQFNQQHQQEDYPAFSMRVGIAIGPVVAGVIGLKKFIYDLWGDTVNLASRMESHGLPDSIQVTQETYQALKQNYHLDYRGEIEIKGKGKTPTYLLLKKSPKPSSEERFNSR; from the coding sequence ATGAATCAATTGAGATGGCGACGGGATCTCCAGGGTATATTGACATTTTTAAAAACCTGTGCTAGCTACCGTTCACCCAAAATTCCTGAGTACGAGACTTGGCGTAATCGCTTTGTCCGTCATCGTCTCAGTTTGGGGGTCTGGTTGGTGGGGTTGGTCTATGTCTCGTTTCTGATCCTGGAACTGTGGAATTTATACTTCGACCCCGAGGCGTTTGACCCTATGTGGTTGACAACGCAACTGAGTACCTTGATGGCCATGGTGGTCTGTGGCTTGCTGGTGCGATCGCCCTGGGGACAACGTCATAGTGGGGGAGTCTTCTTACTCTTTTCGGGAACCATTAGCCTGATTCCCTTGGTTCAGCGGGCCCTTGCGGGTCTGTTGGAACCGTCCCTTCTCGTCTGGCCCGCTATTTTTCTGGGACAGGCCACCTTAATTCCCGTACGTTGGCGTTTGCATAGTCTCGCGCAACTGATCGCCTTGGGAAGCTATCTGGTCTTGAACCAGGTGTTTCAGATTCCCTCCCAGATTCCCTTGGTAAACCTGGGGTCTTTAGGCCTATGGATTTATTTGGGTTGGATTTGTGTGATCTGCAATTTATCTGTTTATCTTTACGAACGACTGCGGCGATCGGACTTTACGGCCCGCAAGCAGTTAGAAGAGGCCTATCACCGTATTGCCCAGGAACAGGAGCGTTCAGAAAAGCTTCTGCTGAATATCCTGCCCCATACCATTGCTCAACGACTGAAAGAACAGACGGAATATGTGGCGATCGCCGATAGTTTCAGTCATGCGGGGGTCTTATTTGCCGATATCGTCGGCTTTACGGCGCTATCGAGTAAAGTCTCTCCCCCGGAACTGGTGCAACTGCTGAATGAGATTTTTTCCGAGTTCGATCGCCTCGCCGATTTCCATGGACTCGAAAAAATCAAAACCATCGGCGACGCCTATATGGTGGTCTCTGGTTTACCCGAGGCCCGAGACGACTACGCCGAGGCGATCGCCGATATGGCCTTAGATATGCGAGACGCCTTAGTTCAGTTCAATCAGCAGCACCAACAGGAGGATTATCCCGCCTTTTCGATGCGCGTGGGGATTGCGATCGGTCCCGTGGTGGCTGGGGTCATCGGTCTGAAAAAGTTTATCTATGACCTCTGGGGAGACACCGTCAACCTGGCCAGTCGCATGGAATCCCACGGCTTACCCGATAGCATCCAGGTCACCCAGGAAACCTATCAGGCCCTCAAACAGAACTATCACCTGGACTATCGCGGCGAAATCGAGATTAAGGGCAAAGGCAAAACCCCCACCTACCTCCTCCTGAAAAAATCTCCAAAACCCTCATCTGAAGAGCGATTCAACTCCCGTTAG